TCACGCAGCTCCAGACATCATTCGGCGTGAACATGCTCGCCCTTGATGGCGGCCAGCCGCGCCTGATGGGGCTGAAGGACGTGCTCGAGGCGTTCATCCGCTTCCGTGAGGACGTGATCCTGCGCCGCGCACGCTTTGACCTCAACAAGGCCCGCGACCGCGCCCATCTGCTCGTCGGCCTCGTCATTGCAGTCGCCAACATTGATGCCGTGATCGCGCTGATCCGCTCGGCACCCGACACGGCCGCCGCCCGCGCGGCCCTGATGGCGCGCGCGTGGGATGCAGCCGACGTGGCGCCGCTGCTCGAACTCATCCATGATGAAGGCAATGTCATCGTGGACGGCAGGGTCCACCTGACCGAAGCGCAGGCCCGCGGCATCCTTGAACTGCGCCTGCAGCGCCTGACCGGGCTGGAGCGCGACAAGATCCAGAGCGAACTCTCGGAAGTGGCGGTCAAGATCAACGAGCTGCTGGAAATCATCGCCAGCCGCCCGCGCCGCATGGAGGTGATGTGCACGGAACTCGCCACCATCCGCGCCGAACTGGCCACCCCTCGCGCCACCGACATTGCCGATTACGCCGGCGACCAGACTGATGAAAGCCTGATCGAACCCGGCCAGATGGTTGTCACCATCACGCGCGAGGGCTTCATCAAGCGCACGCCGCTTGATGTGTTCCGCGCCCAGAACCGCGGCGGGCGTGGCCGCACGGCGGCAGGGCGGCGGGGTGATGACATCATCGTCCGCTCGTTCAACGCGCATACCCACCAGTGGGTGCTGTTCTTCTCATCGGGCGGCAAGGCCTACCGCGAGAAGGTATGGCGCCTGCCCGAGGCCAGCCCCACCGCCAAGGGCCGCGCGCTGGTCAACCTGCTGCCCGACCTGGGCAGCGATACGATTACCGCCGTCCTGCCGCTCCCGCAGGATGAGGAGCTGTGGGAGAACCTGCATCTGGTGTTCGCCACTGCCTCGGGCAGCGTGCGGCGCAACCGGCTGAGCGATTTCCGCAACATCCGCTCATCCGGCCTGATCGCCATGAAGCTCGATGAGGACGATCGCCTGATCGGTGTCGCCACCTGCCGTGAAGGGCAGGACGTGTTCCTTGGCACGCGCAATGCCCGCTGCATCCGCTTCCAGATTACCGATGACACGCTGCGCGTGTTTGCCGGGCGTGGCAGCTCGGGTGTGCGCGGCATCAAGCTGGCCGAGGGCGACAGCGTGAACAGCCTGTGCGTGCTGAACCATGTCGAGGCCACGGTGGAGGAGCGCGCCGCCTACCTGCGCATGGCCAATGCCCGCCGCCGCGCCGAGGCCGCCGCCAATGGCGAGGAAGCCGAGGAGGTCGTTGCACAGGATGACAGCGAAGCCGCCGAAGACCTGCCCCTGACCCCCGAGCGCTTTGCCGAACTTGAAGCGGCGGAGGAAGTGCTGCTGATCGTGAGCAATGCGGGCTTTGGCCGCCGGTCTTCCGCCTATGACTACCGCGTGAGCGGGCGTGGCGGCCAGGGCATCAACAACATGACCTTCTCGGCCAACAAGCGCGGCAACGCGGTGGTGGCGACCCTGCCGGTGCTCGAGGGCACGGATGTCATGCTGGTGACCGATGCGGGCCGCCTGATCCGCCTGCCGATCGCGCAGGTCCGCATCATGTCGCGCCAGGCCAGCGGCGTGACCCTGTTCCGCCTGAACGATACGGAAGAGGTGACAAGCGTCTTCCCCGTGATGGATGATGGCGAAGAAGGCGAGGACGATGATGCCGCCGAGGTCGCCACCCCTGATGCTGGCAGCGATGACTGAGGCCTCTCCCGCCCGCACCGGCTTCTATCCGGGCACGTTCGATCCCGTTACCTGCGGGCATATGGATATCATCGAACGGGCTGCGGGGCTGATGGACCGGCTGGTGATCGGCGTGGCCGAAAACCCCGACAAGCACCCGCTCCTCCCCCTTGAGGAGCGGATCATGTGCCTGCGTACCGATATCGCCCCGCTCAATGCGGGGCGGAGCATTCCCATCACCGTTGTCGGTTTTACGGGGCTGGTGGTTCATGCGGCGCGTACGCATGGGGCGCATGCAATCATTCGCGGGCTGCGGGCGGTTGCGGATTTCGAATACGAGAACCAGATGTTCGGTATGAACCAGCACATGGCCCCGGACATTGACACGCTGTTCCTCATGGCGCGCGAGGGACACCAGTACGTCTCCTCACGGCTCGTGAAGGAAATAGCCAAGCTGGATGGGGACATTTCCGGTTTTGTCCCTCCCTTTACGCGCAGGCACATGCTGAGCCGCCTGCGCGGCTGACGGGCCGGGGCCGCGCCTTACGCGGCACAGCCCTCCCACACCCCTTTTTACGAAACGGATCACGATGTCTGCTACAGAAAACAAGTCCGACCTGATCAACGTCGATCTCAAGACAGGACGGGTGGTGATCCGCCTGCGTCCCGACATTGCGCCGCTTGCGGCAGAGCGCATCCGCACGCTGGCGGCGGAAGGCTTTTACGACAACACGCCCTTCCACCGCGTGATCCATGGCTTCATGGCGCAGGGCGGCGACCCCACGGGCACCGGCACCTCGGGCAGCAAGCTGCCGGACCTGAAGGCCGAGTTCACCAACAAGGCCAAGTTCGAGCGCGGCACGGTGGGCATGGCCCGCACCATGAACCCCGATAGCGCGAACAGCCAGTTCTTCATCATGTTCGAGCCGTCGCCGCATCTTGATGGCCAGTACACCATCGTGGGCCAGGTGATCGAAGGCATGGACCATATCGACCAGATCAAGCGTGGCGCGGGCCAGAGCGGCATGGTGCAGGACCCCGACCGCATCATCAAGATGCGCCCGGCTGACGCCGAAGCCTGATTGATGACCCGCCGGGCGGCGCTCCCTGCCGCCGCCCGGCGCTATTGGGCCTGCATAAACGGCACGCGCAGGTTGACACTCCCGCCGTGGATGTTTAGAGACCTGCCCAAGGCGCCATGCCCCGGTCTGACCGGCAGGCAGGCCCCTTGATAAAACAGGTCATGTGAGCCGGTAGCTCAGTCGGTAGAGCATTCGACTTTTAATCGAATGGTCGTGGGTTCGAATCCCACCCGGCTCACCAGACCCTTCCCCTTTTCTGTTTTTATGGCCCCTGCGCTCCTGTTGCGTGGCGTAGGCGATGTCTGTTCGCGCATGCCTGCACGAACACAGGTGCTGCGACTTCATTTCCCCAAAATCTCGATATAACCACCATGGACCACCGCGGCCCGTGGCGACAGGTCGTGGCCGGATGCGGATTTTCTGGAGCCGGATGGGCTTCGGAAAAATGCGTTTTCAAACAGCTTCACATTCGTTTTAATAATTAAGTTATCTTATTGCTATTTTTTTTATAATTTTATGTCTTGATCTAGGTCCGTTTTTGCAAATAAATGGCCTTCCGCCATGCGGTCACAGGATATTCGCACATTCCGGCCGCTTTCCCTCCCGCTATCGTTGCCGGTGCAATGGATGGCGAGCCTGCTCTGGCACAGCCCGGCGCAGGTGCTTCAAAGTCTGTGAGATGCCATGAGCCTGCACCCCGTCCTGACCGCCGTGACCGAGCGGGTCATTGCCCGTTCGGCCCGCACCCGTAAGGCCTATCTGGACCTGATCGCCCGCGAGCGTGAAAACGGCATCAGCCGCCCGCGCCTGGCGTGTGGCAACCTGGCCCATGCCATTGCCGCATCAGGCAACGACAAGGCGGGCCTGCGCGGGGCGGGCGGCATGAATGTGGGCATCATCACCGCCTATAACGACATGCTCTCCGCCCACCAACCCTATGGCCGCTACCCTGACCAGATCAAGCTGTTCGCGCGTGAGGTGGGCGGCACGGCGCAGGTGGCAGGCGGCACGCCCGCCATGTGCGATGGCGTGACGCAGGGCCAGCCGGGCATGGAGATCTCGCTGTTCAGCCGTGATGTCATTGCGCTCTCCACCGCAGTCGGGCTGAGCCATGGCATGTATGAAGGCGTTGCCATGCTGGGCATATGCGACAAGATCGTGCCCGGCCTGCTCATGGGCGCGCTGCGCTTTGGGCACCTGCCCACCATCCTGATTCCGTCCGGCCCCATGCCATCGGGCCTGCCCAATAGCGAGAAGCAGCGCATCCGCCAGCTTTATGCCGAGGGCAAGGTGGGCAAGGACAAACTCATGGATGCGGAATCCGAATCCTATCACGCAGCAGGCACCTGCACCTTCTATGGCACGGCCAACACCAACCAGATGCTGATGGAGGTGATGGGCCTGCATCTGCCCGGCTCCTCCTTCGTGCCGCCCAACAGCAGGCTGCGGCAGGAACTGACGCGCGCCGCCATCCACCGCCTGAGCGAGATCGGCGCGCGCGGCGAGGATTACCGCCCGCTGGGCCTGTGCGTTGATGAGCGTGCCATTGTCAACGCCGCCGTGGGCCTGCTGGCCACGGGCGGGTCGACCAACCTTGCCATCCACATTCCCGCCATGGCGCGGGCGGCGGGCATCATCATCGACTGGACCGACCTCGACCAGCTCTCCGCCATCGTGCCGCAGCTCACCCGTGTCTACCCCAACGGGTCGGAGGATGTGAACGCCTTCCACAACGTGGGCGGCATGCCCAGCCTGATCGGCTCGCTGCTCGATGCGGGGCTGCTGCACCCCGATATCCTGACCGTGGCGCGTGGCGGCTTTGATGAATACCGCAAGAAGCCCGAACTGCGTGAGGATAAGGTGGTGTGGGAAGAGGCTGGCCCCTCCACCAACGAGAGCATCCTGCGCGCGCCTGCCAACCCCTTCCGTACTGATGGCGGCATGAAGGTGATGGAGGGCAATCTGGGGCGCGGCATCTACAAGACCAGTTCCGTCGCACCCGAACGCTGGACCATCGAGGCCCCGGCTGCCGTGTTCGACCATCAGGAAGATGTGCTGACCGCCTTCCGCGCGGGCAAACTCGACCGCGACGTGGTGGTTGTGGTGCGCTTCCAGGGTCCTGCCGCCAACGGCATGCCTGAGTTGCACAAGCTCACCCCCACCCTGGCGGTGTTGCAGGACCGGGGGCACAAGGTGGCTCTCGTGACCGATGGCCGCATGTCGGGCGCGAGCGGCAAGGTGCCCGCCGCCATTCATATCGGGCCGGAAGCCTATGTGGGCGGCCCGCTGTCGCTGCTGCGCGATGGCGACATGGTGCGCGTGTGCGCCCAGACAGGCCGCATCGAGGCGCTGGTGGAAGCCAGCGTGCTGGCCGACCGCACGCCCGCCCGGCCGCCTGCGCCGCAGTTCGGCACCGGGCGCGAACTGTTTGCGCTGATGCGCAATAACGTGGACCTGCCCGAGCAGGGGGCCTCGGCCATTCTTGCCTCCATGGACCACATGGCGGCACAACAGAGCGCGTGAACCCCAACGCCTTGCACAAGGGAGCCGACATGGCCCGCATTGAAGAGATCATGACCCTTGCCCCGGTTATTCCGGTGCTGGTCATTCACGACCCCGCCCATGCCCGCCCGGTGGCCGAGGCCCTTGTGGCCGGTGGCCTGCGCGCGCTTGAGGTCACCCTGCGCACCGACTGCGCGCTGGAAGTCATTGCCGAGATGGCGAAGGTGGAAGGCGCCGTTGTGGGCGCTGGCACCGTGCTCAATGGCGATGACCTCAAACGCTCGGTCGATGCCGGAGCCCGCTTTATTGTCAGCCCCGGCCTGACCACAGGTGTGGCACAGGCGGCACGGGCGAGCGACGTATCGCTGCTGCCCGGCACGGCCAATGCCAGCGACATCATGCGTGGGCTGGACCTTGGGCTGACGCATTTCAAGTTCTTCCCCGCTGTGGCGGCGGGCGGCATCCCGGCGCTGAAAGCGCTGTCCGCCCCGTTCGGGCAGGCGCGTTTCTGCCCCACCGGCGGCATCAAGGCCGAGACCGCGGCCGACTGGCTGGGCCTGCCCTCCGTGCTGTGCGTGGGTGGCTCGTGGCTGGTACCCGCCGGTGCGCCGGACGTGGCGGCCATTACAGCCCACGCAAAGCAGGCTGCGACCCTTAAGGGCTGATAGAAATAGAAGTTTCCAAGTGCCGCCTTTTTGCAAAAAGGCGGCATTCTTTTTTTGAAGCTTTTTTGAAAAAAGCTGCACCAAAACTTTCCTTAACTTAAATACCCGCTAACAATCCGCCTCTGCGCTCGCCTTTCGGACCATGACACCATAGGGTCAATGACAGTCACTCAAAGGAACGGACCCGTTATGGAGCAGACCACGGCGGAAGAGATTGTTGCGCACAATGCACCCTTCAGTTCCCACTTCCGCGATGATTCCTTTCTCGGCAGGCTGCATGAGGAATGGGTATGGGATGAAGGCGCGTTTGCACGGTTGAATCAGGCCATCACCTGCCTGACCCACCATAAATGCCAGGATGCCACGATACGCGCGCAGGCGTTCGACATCTTCAGCTACATCATGTCCGTCGCATTGCTCAGCCATTGTAATCCTGAAGATCTGTACAGAATCGCCAACATGGATACCGAACTGTTCTGGGCAAGACGCGAAGAAGTGCAGAGAGTGTTCGACCACTTTCTGGGCAGCTGGCAGTTCCGCCAAGCCTGAAGCAGCCCCGCCCTACCACACCCGCCGGAAGGTCAGGTTGTAGCGGCACGGCCCTGTAACCGGGTGCTGGCCTGCCCGCAGCGGCGCGATGCCGTGAAAGACATGCCGCGACGGGCCACCCCACACCACAACATCCCCATGTAGCAGCGCAATGCGCCGCACCGGGTCCGCACGCCGCAACCCGCCCCACTGAAAAATGGCGGGCAGGCCGAAAGAGACGGAAACGACAGGCGCATCCGCCCGCTCGTCATCATCCTGATGCAGCCCCATCCGCGCACCGGGGCGGTAGCCGTTGATCAGGCAGGTATCGGGCGCAAACCCCTCATACCCCGCAAGCCTTGCTGCCGCGATGGCCCACTCCCGCCACGCAGGCGGCAGGGTGGGCCAGGGCTGGCCGGTCATGGGGTCACGGGTTTCATAACGATGGCCCTGCGCGTCACTGCACCAGCCTGCCGCCCCGCAACAGGTCATGGCGACCGACATGCTGCCGCCGCCCGCCACTGTCATGCGCCGGAAGGGGGCGAGCCGGGCAATCTGCTTTATGCCCGCCAGCATCGCCTGCGCCTGTGACGCGGCATGACCGCGCAGCACGGTGGCCCCGGCATCAAGCGCTTCATGCTTCGGGGTGGATGCAGGTGGCGGGTCGAGCATGAATTCCTGCTGCGCCATATCCTGTTTCCCCCTGTGCCTGGCTGCGAACCGTAAGCGTGTGTTTGTTTCCGGGTGATGCCGGTTTTTAAAAAAGGCAGTGTTGTTCGAAGCTTTTTTTTTCAAAAATCTTCGAAAATCCTTCTTACAAAAAAAGGGGCACCCGCAATGGATGCCCCTTCCCCACGAACAAGACAGGGCGCACTCAGAAGCTGTTATCGTCGCCCGCGTCAAACCCGCCGTCGAAACCGCCGCCATCATCGCCGCCAGCGCCACCGGCATCAAAACCGGAATCCGCCGTGGTGCCACCACCGGCAAACGGGTCGGCGCCGCCGGTGCCTGCCGTGCTGTCACCGTAGTTGTTATTGATGATGGTCTCGCCCGTGCCACCCTGGGGCATGCCGCTGGCAAAGCCGCCATCATCATGGTGCCCGCTGAACAGGCCGGTCAGCGCGTTGCCCATCATCATGCCACCGGCCACGCCAGCCGCCGTGGTCAGGGCCGAGCCAAGAAAGCCCGAACCACCCGAGCGGAACATGCCCGGCTGCATGCCCTGCGGATAGACCGGCTGCGGCGGCGGTGACGAAGGCGCTGCAGCCCCACCCCAGCCCGGCGGGGGGGCTGCCTGCTGCGCGCGCTGGCCACCACCAAATATGCCGCTGAGGAACCCGCCCCCGCTACCACCCGATGCCTGCTGAGGCGGCACCTGCTGCTGCATCTGCTGGATCTGCTGCTGCGCCTGCTGGAGCTGCCACTGAAGCTGGCGAATCCGGTTCTGCGCCTCGGCAAGGGCCGCTTCCTGCACCACGGCGGTCTGGGTGATGCGGTAGCGGGCTTCAGGATATTTCTGGAACATCTGCCCGATATACTGATCGGCCTGCGGGTCGATCGGCGGGAGGGCGGTTGTCGTCTGCGGCACGCTGCCGGGGGCATTGCCCCCCACGCGGGCAAAAAACTGTGTAATCAGTTCGCGTTCCTGGTCATTCATCCTGTCTGTCCTGCCTTGGGCTGGGATACCGTATCCCTGCTGATGTGGTCCGTGCGGGCGCAATAAGCAAGGCCCCGCCCTGCCATGCGGGGCCGCTTTGGGCGTATGCCACGCCCGACCTTCCGGTCGGGGCCGCATAACGGTATGCTGTCCGGCGATTTTGCGCCAGATGGCGCAGACCTCTACCCGTTTACCGGAGCATCTCTTTCATGGACCCGGCCCCCGTGCCCCGATCACCCACCTCACCGCGCCCGCTGTCCTTTCAGGGGCTTATCCTGAAGCTGCACCAGTTCTGGTCCGATCAGGGCTGCGCCATCCTCCAGCCCTATGATACGGAGGTGGGCGCGGGCACGCTCTCGCCGCA
This is a stretch of genomic DNA from Komagataeibacter xylinus. It encodes these proteins:
- the gyrA gene encoding DNA gyrase subunit A, translating into MTEIPDDPLPPSDMLPVTIEEEMRSSYLAYAMSVIVSRALPDVRDGLKPVHRRILYSMRESGFTHDKPYRKSARAVGDVMGKYHPHGDSSIYDAMVRMAQSWSMRVKLIDGQGNFGSVDGDSPAAMRYTEARLAKAAAFLLDDIDRDTVDFQPNYDESEQEPKILPAAFPNLLVNGASGIAVGMATNIPPHNPTEIIDATLALIARPDMTLDDLLEYVPGPDFPTGGTILGRAGIRSAFETGRGSVIIRARAEIEEIRKDRKAIIVTEIPYQVNKATLQERIADLVRTKQVEGISDIRDESDRSGMRIVIEIKREATPEVVLNQLYRFTQLQTSFGVNMLALDGGQPRLMGLKDVLEAFIRFREDVILRRARFDLNKARDRAHLLVGLVIAVANIDAVIALIRSAPDTAAARAALMARAWDAADVAPLLELIHDEGNVIVDGRVHLTEAQARGILELRLQRLTGLERDKIQSELSEVAVKINELLEIIASRPRRMEVMCTELATIRAELATPRATDIADYAGDQTDESLIEPGQMVVTITREGFIKRTPLDVFRAQNRGGRGRTAAGRRGDDIIVRSFNAHTHQWVLFFSSGGKAYREKVWRLPEASPTAKGRALVNLLPDLGSDTITAVLPLPQDEELWENLHLVFATASGSVRRNRLSDFRNIRSSGLIAMKLDEDDRLIGVATCREGQDVFLGTRNARCIRFQITDDTLRVFAGRGSSGVRGIKLAEGDSVNSLCVLNHVEATVEERAAYLRMANARRRAEAAANGEEAEEVVAQDDSEAAEDLPLTPERFAELEAAEEVLLIVSNAGFGRRSSAYDYRVSGRGGQGINNMTFSANKRGNAVVATLPVLEGTDVMLVTDAGRLIRLPIAQVRIMSRQASGVTLFRLNDTEEVTSVFPVMDDGEEGEDDDAAEVATPDAGSDD
- the coaD gene encoding pantetheine-phosphate adenylyltransferase, with protein sequence MTEASPARTGFYPGTFDPVTCGHMDIIERAAGLMDRLVIGVAENPDKHPLLPLEERIMCLRTDIAPLNAGRSIPITVVGFTGLVVHAARTHGAHAIIRGLRAVADFEYENQMFGMNQHMAPDIDTLFLMAREGHQYVSSRLVKEIAKLDGDISGFVPPFTRRHMLSRLRG
- a CDS encoding peptidylprolyl isomerase encodes the protein MSATENKSDLINVDLKTGRVVIRLRPDIAPLAAERIRTLAAEGFYDNTPFHRVIHGFMAQGGDPTGTGTSGSKLPDLKAEFTNKAKFERGTVGMARTMNPDSANSQFFIMFEPSPHLDGQYTIVGQVIEGMDHIDQIKRGAGQSGMVQDPDRIIKMRPADAEA
- the edd gene encoding phosphogluconate dehydratase gives rise to the protein MSLHPVLTAVTERVIARSARTRKAYLDLIARERENGISRPRLACGNLAHAIAASGNDKAGLRGAGGMNVGIITAYNDMLSAHQPYGRYPDQIKLFAREVGGTAQVAGGTPAMCDGVTQGQPGMEISLFSRDVIALSTAVGLSHGMYEGVAMLGICDKIVPGLLMGALRFGHLPTILIPSGPMPSGLPNSEKQRIRQLYAEGKVGKDKLMDAESESYHAAGTCTFYGTANTNQMLMEVMGLHLPGSSFVPPNSRLRQELTRAAIHRLSEIGARGEDYRPLGLCVDERAIVNAAVGLLATGGSTNLAIHIPAMARAAGIIIDWTDLDQLSAIVPQLTRVYPNGSEDVNAFHNVGGMPSLIGSLLDAGLLHPDILTVARGGFDEYRKKPELREDKVVWEEAGPSTNESILRAPANPFRTDGGMKVMEGNLGRGIYKTSSVAPERWTIEAPAAVFDHQEDVLTAFRAGKLDRDVVVVVRFQGPAANGMPELHKLTPTLAVLQDRGHKVALVTDGRMSGASGKVPAAIHIGPEAYVGGPLSLLRDGDMVRVCAQTGRIEALVEASVLADRTPARPPAPQFGTGRELFALMRNNVDLPEQGASAILASMDHMAAQQSA
- the eda gene encoding bifunctional 4-hydroxy-2-oxoglutarate aldolase/2-dehydro-3-deoxy-phosphogluconate aldolase, translating into MARIEEIMTLAPVIPVLVIHDPAHARPVAEALVAGGLRALEVTLRTDCALEVIAEMAKVEGAVVGAGTVLNGDDLKRSVDAGARFIVSPGLTTGVAQAARASDVSLLPGTANASDIMRGLDLGLTHFKFFPAVAAGGIPALKALSAPFGQARFCPTGGIKAETAADWLGLPSVLCVGGSWLVPAGAPDVAAITAHAKQAATLKG
- the alkB gene encoding DNA oxidative demethylase AlkB, with amino-acid sequence MAQQEFMLDPPPASTPKHEALDAGATVLRGHAASQAQAMLAGIKQIARLAPFRRMTVAGGGSMSVAMTCCGAAGWCSDAQGHRYETRDPMTGQPWPTLPPAWREWAIAAARLAGYEGFAPDTCLINGYRPGARMGLHQDDDERADAPVVSVSFGLPAIFQWGGLRRADPVRRIALLHGDVVVWGGPSRHVFHGIAPLRAGQHPVTGPCRYNLTFRRVW
- a CDS encoding DUF2076 domain-containing protein, with amino-acid sequence MNDQERELITQFFARVGGNAPGSVPQTTTALPPIDPQADQYIGQMFQKYPEARYRITQTAVVQEAALAEAQNRIRQLQWQLQQAQQQIQQMQQQVPPQQASGGSGGGFLSGIFGGGQRAQQAAPPPGWGGAAAPSSPPPQPVYPQGMQPGMFRSGGSGFLGSALTTAAGVAGGMMMGNALTGLFSGHHDDGGFASGMPQGGTGETIINNNYGDSTAGTGGADPFAGGGTTADSGFDAGGAGGDDGGGFDGGFDAGDDNSF